A genomic region of Desulfosarcina ovata subsp. ovata contains the following coding sequences:
- a CDS encoding DEAD/DEAH box helicase, with amino-acid sequence MSKLLRGSLDVLLETDILHGKSRSVLVINRDYIEVLTRHLVAEKTFTALAETLQHTLNLTEEGLAQVPSLSMDQVTAGMRILFYREKVDQATALYEKFKNRVVLDKEPLPIVWERICCRPFDPDWFRLLPPDIHTSFLEEPYLNKIARWKRNDSYADYLESLVMEGSEKCESDLEAAVLEKWMLTGQQKRLDAWLKKYGEKSEHLENSMCLQGWMAFCNGANAKSITLYEKALDLLKKRTKGKKKVFFSQFMGFFYILALIKEGSDETFSRARACLAMRMDREYGFEKIGDLLGELLDYLQGNSRGADSILRHSVWISSWHHSSDLTPDFFTLFAYYWVDREEAKRKLEDIKQLHKLAKDNQYVWFAGELETLIQRLSKSGSKTGKSKHPSCLVELTSESNVWEHTLNALLALNKKTSPGKQRAKKQESDYDQRMAWFLDYVDNGECGISPREQKRNAKGVWTKGRPIALKRLCDEIRKFPYLTEQDKKICGHIYANSYRDGWYTKVEYVFDDAYLPDVVGHPLLFSSDGTTRLELVHGKPELTISTQGKGQFALVLSPRPRRHFKADHVVVQETSTRIKLVSLDAKYQAIADILGQEATFPASAKDKIVQVMDALAGDITIHSDIEGGSGSERVSEVEADSTLHIQLSPLGEGLKLSMVVRPLGEEGPSYPPGSKGKNVLARVNGVQMKTTRDLDAENALAARLLSGTPTLAAAEENQGEWHFPDVADSLELIQELGVQVEKEGVMLEWPEGKPFELVGNISFDNCRLNIKGGEDWFAMTGQVVVDERLTLEMGMLLEYLEKSNSRFLEIKPGQFVELTEVFRNRLQALDRYSFRDGNGVKFHPLAALALEGFFQEVGSVSSNKEWKAHIAKLQTQTDPLLAAPSTLNAELRDYQLEGINWMNCLSDWGVGACLADDMGIGKTMQTLAMLIKYAPKGPSLVIAPTSVCANWVAEANRFAPSLNLILFGGSKRKKILEDAGNFDVLICSYGLMQQKKVAAMMSAISWQMVVLDEAQAIKNFATQRSRSVMKLTAAFKVVLTGTPIENHLGELWNLFQFINPGLLGSLGQFYETFAVPIEKKGDARARKDLKRLIQPFILRRTKAQVLEELPSRTEIVLDIDLSKEETAFYEALRQQALERLSNDDESHGGQRHLKILAEITKLRQACCHSELVNKEISIASSKLAVFSEILGELITSGHKALVFSQFVGHLALVRNHLDESNIKYQYLDGSTPATQRQKAIHGFQSGEGDVFLISLKAGGVGLTLTAADYVIHMDPWWNPAVEDQASDRAHRIGQQRPVTIYRLITKGTVEEKIVQMHRRKRKLADSLLTGSDLSGKISAEELLALIQE; translated from the coding sequence ATGTCAAAGCTGCTTCGCGGTTCGCTGGATGTCCTTCTGGAAACAGATATATTACATGGAAAAAGCCGCAGTGTCCTTGTGATCAACCGAGATTACATTGAAGTCTTGACAAGGCACCTCGTTGCAGAAAAGACATTCACAGCCCTGGCCGAGACCCTTCAACACACACTGAATCTGACTGAAGAGGGGTTGGCACAGGTACCATCTCTGTCAATGGATCAAGTGACGGCTGGAATGCGGATTCTCTTTTATCGGGAAAAGGTGGACCAAGCCACTGCGCTTTATGAAAAATTCAAAAACCGGGTTGTTTTAGACAAAGAGCCACTTCCCATCGTGTGGGAACGGATCTGCTGTCGCCCCTTTGACCCGGACTGGTTTCGATTGTTGCCGCCGGATATCCATACAAGCTTTCTGGAAGAGCCTTATCTTAATAAAATAGCACGTTGGAAGCGGAACGATTCCTATGCCGATTACCTGGAATCCCTTGTCATGGAGGGGTCTGAAAAATGTGAATCAGACCTTGAGGCGGCGGTATTGGAAAAATGGATGCTCACCGGTCAACAAAAGCGTCTGGATGCCTGGCTTAAAAAATATGGTGAGAAAAGCGAGCACCTTGAGAACAGTATGTGTCTACAGGGATGGATGGCATTTTGTAATGGGGCGAATGCAAAATCCATCACATTGTATGAAAAAGCACTGGATCTTCTGAAAAAAAGAACAAAAGGGAAAAAGAAAGTCTTTTTCAGCCAGTTCATGGGTTTTTTTTATATCCTGGCCCTGATTAAAGAGGGCAGTGATGAGACCTTTTCCCGGGCAAGAGCTTGTCTGGCAATGAGAATGGATCGAGAATACGGCTTTGAAAAAATAGGTGACTTATTGGGGGAGCTTTTGGATTATCTGCAAGGTAACTCCAGGGGGGCGGATAGTATTCTTCGTCACAGCGTTTGGATTAGTTCATGGCATCATTCCTCAGATTTGACCCCCGATTTTTTCACCTTGTTTGCTTACTACTGGGTGGACAGGGAAGAAGCAAAAAGAAAGCTTGAAGACATAAAACAACTTCATAAACTTGCAAAAGATAATCAATACGTCTGGTTTGCCGGAGAACTGGAGACCCTGATCCAACGTTTGTCAAAGTCCGGATCCAAAACCGGCAAAAGCAAGCATCCGTCCTGTCTGGTCGAGCTCACCAGTGAGAGTAATGTCTGGGAGCACACCCTGAATGCGCTGCTCGCCTTGAACAAAAAAACATCCCCTGGAAAACAACGTGCGAAAAAGCAGGAAAGCGATTACGATCAACGCATGGCCTGGTTCCTTGATTACGTGGATAACGGAGAGTGCGGCATCAGCCCCAGGGAGCAAAAGCGAAATGCCAAAGGCGTTTGGACAAAAGGGCGTCCGATTGCCTTGAAACGGTTGTGCGATGAGATAAGAAAATTTCCCTACCTGACGGAGCAGGACAAAAAAATTTGTGGGCATATCTATGCCAATAGTTACAGAGATGGGTGGTACACCAAGGTGGAATATGTTTTCGATGATGCCTATCTGCCCGATGTCGTTGGCCATCCCTTACTCTTTTCAAGCGATGGAACCACCCGGTTGGAGTTGGTTCATGGAAAGCCTGAACTCACGATTTCAACCCAGGGCAAAGGGCAATTTGCCCTTGTTTTGTCTCCCAGGCCCCGACGTCATTTTAAGGCAGACCATGTGGTGGTACAAGAGACTTCGACGCGAATCAAGTTGGTGTCTCTGGACGCAAAATATCAGGCCATTGCCGATATCCTGGGACAGGAGGCCACATTTCCGGCATCCGCGAAGGATAAAATTGTGCAGGTGATGGATGCGCTGGCAGGGGATATCACCATTCATTCGGATATCGAAGGGGGAAGTGGGAGTGAACGTGTTTCAGAGGTAGAAGCCGATTCAACCCTCCATATTCAGCTCTCTCCCCTGGGAGAGGGGCTGAAACTCTCCATGGTTGTTCGTCCCCTGGGTGAAGAGGGGCCCTCTTATCCCCCCGGCAGCAAGGGAAAAAATGTTCTCGCCCGCGTGAATGGCGTCCAGATGAAAACGACAAGAGATCTTGATGCCGAAAACGCGTTGGCAGCCCGGTTGCTGAGCGGCACTCCAACCCTTGCTGCTGCTGAAGAGAATCAAGGAGAATGGCACTTTCCAGACGTGGCGGATTCCCTGGAGTTGATACAGGAATTAGGGGTTCAAGTAGAAAAAGAGGGGGTTATGCTTGAATGGCCCGAGGGCAAACCCTTTGAGTTGGTAGGAAACATTTCCTTCGACAACTGCCGACTCAACATCAAAGGGGGAGAAGATTGGTTTGCCATGACCGGACAGGTGGTGGTGGATGAGCGCCTCACCCTGGAGATGGGTATGCTTTTGGAATATCTTGAAAAAAGCAACTCCCGATTCCTGGAGATCAAGCCGGGTCAATTCGTTGAATTAACCGAAGTCTTTCGTAACCGACTCCAGGCCCTCGACAGATACTCCTTCAGAGATGGAAACGGAGTAAAGTTTCACCCCCTGGCTGCTTTGGCCCTGGAGGGATTTTTCCAGGAAGTCGGCTCGGTAAGCTCCAACAAGGAATGGAAAGCTCACATAGCCAAACTTCAAACTCAGACCGATCCACTGCTGGCGGCCCCATCCACCCTGAATGCCGAGCTGCGCGATTACCAGTTGGAGGGGATCAATTGGATGAACTGTCTGTCGGACTGGGGCGTGGGGGCTTGCCTGGCCGATGACATGGGAATTGGTAAAACCATGCAGACCCTGGCCATGCTCATCAAGTATGCCCCGAAAGGCCCGTCACTGGTGATCGCCCCCACTTCGGTTTGTGCAAACTGGGTTGCCGAAGCCAATCGCTTTGCTCCGAGTCTGAACCTTATTTTATTTGGCGGAAGCAAACGGAAAAAAATTCTGGAAGATGCCGGAAATTTTGATGTGCTGATCTGCAGTTACGGCCTGATGCAGCAAAAAAAGGTGGCTGCCATGATGTCGGCGATCTCTTGGCAGATGGTGGTGTTGGATGAAGCCCAGGCAATAAAAAATTTCGCCACCCAGAGATCCCGATCCGTCATGAAGCTAACGGCTGCATTCAAGGTGGTTCTCACCGGAACACCCATTGAAAATCACTTGGGTGAGCTGTGGAATCTGTTTCAGTTTATCAATCCCGGACTCTTAGGATCCCTGGGGCAGTTCTACGAGACCTTTGCCGTCCCCATTGAAAAAAAGGGGGATGCCCGGGCAAGAAAGGATCTCAAGCGACTGATCCAGCCGTTCATCCTGCGTCGGACCAAAGCCCAGGTCTTGGAAGAGCTGCCCTCCCGCACAGAGATTGTGCTGGATATCGATTTGAGCAAAGAGGAAACGGCGTTTTACGAGGCCTTGCGTCAACAAGCGCTGGAGCGCCTCTCCAATGATGATGAGAGCCATGGCGGCCAAAGGCACCTCAAGATACTGGCGGAGATCACAAAATTGCGTCAGGCGTGTTGTCATAGTGAACTCGTCAACAAAGAGATCTCCATTGCCAGCAGTAAACTAGCGGTCTTTTCTGAAATTCTGGGAGAACTCATCACCAGTGGACACAAAGCGCTTGTCTTCAGCCAGTTTGTGGGGCATTTAGCCCTTGTCCGAAACCATCTGGATGAATCCAACATAAAATACCAGTACCTGGACGGCAGTACGCCGGCTACCCAGCGACAAAAGGCCATCCACGGCTTTCAATCCGGGGAGGGGGACGTGTTCCTGATCAGTCTTAAAGCCGGGGGCGTGGGGCTGACCCTCACTGCAGCGGATTATGTGATTCACATGGACCCATGGTGGAACCCGGCGGTGGAGGATCAGGCATCGGATCGTGCCCATCGGATTGGTCAGCAACGTCCGGTGACCATTTATCGCCTGATTACCAAAGGGACGGTGGAAGAGAAAATTGTACAAATGCATCGCCGGAAACGCAAACTTGCGGATAGTCTACTCACGGGGAGCGATTTAAGTGGGAAAATTTCTGCCGAAGAACTCCTGGCTTTAATCCAGGAGTAA
- a CDS encoding transposase yields the protein MFVKQRTTQILSLQSMIARNKGVEQSASAIARFRDDFINQMFDCPHLVSTARHQIETIRFLEKQIKDIEAEVEGIVELDKAYQKLLSIPGIGRILAMTIMLEVGDIGRFETVGNYSSYCRCVKAQSTSNGKKKGNNNRKNGNRYLSWAYVEAANHNKRSCPRARKFVERKTAEKNYTVAIKALANKLSKASYFIMRDQTTYDPSLLFG from the coding sequence ATGTTCGTAAAACAACGAACAACTCAGATTCTCAGTTTGCAAAGCATGATTGCCCGTAATAAAGGGGTGGAGCAAAGCGCAAGTGCCATAGCTCGATTTCGCGATGATTTCATCAATCAAATGTTCGATTGCCCACATTTGGTATCCACCGCCCGTCACCAAATAGAAACGATCCGTTTTCTCGAAAAACAAATCAAGGATATTGAAGCGGAAGTAGAAGGCATAGTAGAATTAGACAAAGCTTATCAGAAGTTATTATCCATCCCAGGAATTGGAAGAATTTTGGCAATGACAATAATGCTTGAGGTTGGAGATATCGGGCGATTTGAGACTGTTGGGAACTACTCATCGTATTGCCGCTGCGTAAAGGCACAAAGCACGTCAAACGGCAAAAAGAAAGGCAATAACAATCGTAAGAACGGCAATCGCTATCTGTCCTGGGCTTATGTGGAAGCCGCTAATCACAACAAGAGAAGTTGCCCTCGGGCACGGAAGTTTGTCGAGCGCAAAACGGCTGAGAAAAACTACACGGTGGCGATCAAGGCCCTTGCCAATAAACTGAGTAAAGCATCGTATTTTATCATGAGAGATCAAACAACTTACGATCCATCGTTGTTGTTTGGGTAA
- a CDS encoding IS701 family transposase, with translation MLPINRAINRSYGVAHCSFVGLKAVLSAAVESRFTVNNTIAAMQIAQKQNDILPPVPPTFNTDAIAGTIKDFGPAKVVPVSGSDWEPLWDRWVRQHHYLGYRRLLGHRLKYLAFLKDRPVAGLSWSAPALKLSARDRFIGWSPEQRKQHLHQLAANSRFLILPWVQLHNLASHVLALNIARLPADWLRHFSHRLLLLETFVDNRYFAGTCYKAANWQHIGPTQGSTKQGKGYRYHGNPKEVYLYVLDPNFRQIIDCRQQPALSCDRPSTQTKVEALVMLLEHCRWHPQLTADLNLDPFDLETIAKELVDFHQCFHDAYGRSEHHRLGLAYFSGLMSNAEAKSVEPIALEFLDQKSVRSLQMFMKNGRWDHDTMLRVHQEMLAPLIAAPDGMITVDPSDFPKKGKESVGVARQYCGPLGKTENCQSGVFIGYSSDKGYGLLNCQLYMPESWFSPEQEKRRRFNMVPEDLVFETKQQIALRLINEIVAAKYYPAKWVGADAAFGSDIEFLNALPKDLLYFAAIKSNTQVFTKKPKVGIPPYKGHGRHPTKEKVLPGQPKPRTVSEIAKSGRLSWKTVVVAEGAKGPIIAKVARIRVYMSRDGLPAGDQQWLFFRQNDDGKIRYAISNAPKKISRSEMVKASTMRWPIEQCFQEGKSQVGMDCYEHRSWTAWHRHMTFVFLALHFMLRMRLRFKKNSVVDGSLGSQNTICSTSSQVAEFRGDV, from the coding sequence ATGCTTCCAATTAACAGGGCGATCAATCGAAGCTACGGCGTTGCACATTGTTCGTTCGTCGGCTTGAAAGCGGTTCTTTCCGCTGCCGTGGAGTCGCGTTTTACCGTTAACAACACCATTGCCGCTATGCAAATAGCTCAAAAACAAAATGATATTTTGCCGCCGGTTCCGCCTACGTTCAACACCGATGCAATAGCCGGAACCATAAAGGATTTTGGCCCGGCCAAAGTTGTACCCGTCAGTGGTTCGGACTGGGAACCATTGTGGGATCGATGGGTCCGTCAGCACCACTATTTAGGATATCGGCGGCTTCTGGGACATCGGCTCAAGTACTTGGCTTTTTTAAAAGACCGTCCTGTCGCTGGTTTGTCGTGGAGCGCGCCGGCATTGAAACTGTCCGCAAGAGATCGTTTTATCGGTTGGTCTCCGGAGCAACGAAAACAGCATCTGCACCAACTGGCAGCCAACAGCCGTTTTTTGATCCTGCCCTGGGTTCAGTTACATAATCTGGCATCGCATGTTTTGGCCCTCAATATCGCGCGGTTGCCTGCGGATTGGCTACGCCATTTCAGTCATCGACTCCTGCTTCTGGAAACGTTTGTCGACAACCGCTACTTTGCAGGCACCTGCTATAAAGCCGCCAACTGGCAGCACATTGGGCCTACGCAGGGCAGTACCAAACAAGGCAAAGGATATCGCTATCATGGCAACCCAAAGGAGGTTTACCTTTATGTTTTAGACCCGAACTTCAGACAAATTATCGATTGCCGACAACAGCCCGCCCTTTCGTGTGATCGCCCTTCCACCCAAACCAAAGTGGAGGCGTTGGTCATGCTTTTAGAACATTGTCGATGGCATCCGCAACTTACTGCCGATTTGAATCTCGATCCCTTTGATCTCGAAACGATTGCAAAAGAGCTCGTCGATTTTCATCAATGCTTTCATGATGCTTACGGACGCTCCGAACATCACCGTCTGGGATTAGCCTATTTTTCCGGACTCATGAGCAATGCCGAAGCCAAATCCGTGGAACCGATCGCGCTTGAATTTCTCGATCAAAAATCTGTCCGCTCCCTGCAGATGTTCATGAAGAACGGTCGTTGGGACCATGACACCATGCTGCGAGTTCATCAGGAAATGTTGGCGCCGTTGATCGCCGCCCCCGATGGAATGATTACCGTCGATCCCAGCGATTTTCCCAAAAAAGGCAAAGAATCGGTCGGTGTGGCTCGGCAGTATTGTGGTCCGTTGGGAAAAACAGAGAACTGCCAATCCGGTGTCTTTATTGGCTACTCAAGCGATAAGGGATATGGCCTGCTCAATTGCCAGTTGTATATGCCGGAAAGCTGGTTTTCTCCCGAGCAGGAAAAGCGACGCCGGTTCAACATGGTCCCCGAAGATCTCGTTTTTGAAACCAAGCAGCAGATTGCCTTAAGACTAATCAATGAGATTGTCGCAGCGAAATACTACCCTGCAAAGTGGGTCGGCGCCGATGCCGCCTTTGGCAGTGACATAGAATTTTTAAACGCCTTGCCCAAGGATCTGCTTTACTTTGCCGCAATCAAGTCCAATACCCAGGTTTTCACAAAAAAGCCAAAAGTGGGCATCCCGCCATATAAAGGGCATGGCCGTCATCCCACCAAAGAGAAAGTATTACCAGGTCAACCCAAGCCGAGAACCGTATCCGAAATCGCTAAGTCCGGTCGCCTGTCCTGGAAGACGGTCGTTGTTGCCGAGGGTGCCAAGGGACCCATCATCGCCAAGGTGGCTCGCATTCGCGTTTATATGTCTCGCGACGGATTGCCGGCAGGTGATCAACAATGGCTTTTCTTTCGACAAAACGACGATGGTAAAATCAGATACGCCATTTCCAATGCTCCCAAAAAAATTTCTCGTTCCGAAATGGTGAAAGCTTCTACTATGCGCTGGCCAATTGAACAGTGCTTTCAGGAAGGCAAAAGTCAGGTTGGCATGGATTGCTACGAACACCGTTCCTGGACCGCCTGGCATCGGCACATGACCTTCGTATTCTTGGCCTTGCACTTTATGCTGCGGATGAGATTGCGCTTTAAAAAAAACTCCGTTGTTGACGGTTCCCTTGGTTCGCAAAATACTATCTGTAGTACTTCCTCTCAGGTCGCTGAGTTCCGAGGGGATGTATGA